In a genomic window of Polypterus senegalus isolate Bchr_013 chromosome 13, ASM1683550v1, whole genome shotgun sequence:
- the LOC120543073 gene encoding dynein light chain roadblock-type 2-like, whose translation MSEIEETLKRIQSHKGVVGTIVVNAQGIPIRTTLDNSTTLQYTALLRQITILARGTVRDIDPQNDLTFLRMRSKKHEVMVGVDKDFLFVVVQAPSE comes from the coding sequence ATGTCAGAGATTGAGGAAACTCTAAAAAGGATCCAGTCTCATAAGGGAGTGGTTGGAACTATAGTTGTAAATGCTCAAGGGATACCAATTCGGACAACACTAGACAACTCCACCACACTCCAATATACTGCACTTTTGCGTCAGATCACAATACTGGCTAGAGGCACGGTGAGAGATATTGACCCACAGAATGACCTTACCTTTTTACGGATGAGGTCTAAGAAGCATGAAGTCATGGTGGGAGTGGACAAGGATTTTTTGTTTGTAGTGGTTCAAGCTCCAAGTGAATAA